In Dioscorea cayenensis subsp. rotundata cultivar TDr96_F1 chromosome 9, TDr96_F1_v2_PseudoChromosome.rev07_lg8_w22 25.fasta, whole genome shotgun sequence, a genomic segment contains:
- the LOC120268931 gene encoding plasma membrane ATPase — protein MGGEKGISLEEIKNETVDLERIPVEEVFEQLKCSREGLSSEEGANRLQIFGPNKLEEKKESKILKFLGFMWNPLSWVMEMAAIMAIALANGDGKPPDWQDFVGIVVLLVINSTISFIEENNAGNAAAALMAGLAPKTKVLRDGRWCEQDAAILVPGDIISIKLGDIVPADARLLEGDPLKIDQSALTGESLPVTKNPGDEVFSGSTCKQGEIEAVVIATGVHTFFGKAAHLVDSTNQVGHFQMVLTAIGNFCICSIAIGMIVEIIVMYPIQKRKYRDGIDNLLVLLIGGIPIAMPTVLSVTMAIGSHRLSEQGAITKRMTAIEEMAGMDVLCSDKTGTLTLNKLSVDKNLIEVFAKGVDKEYVVLLAARASRTENQDAIDAAMVGMLADPKEARAGIREMHFLPFNPVDKRTALTYIDADGNWHRVSKGAPEQILNLCNCKEDVRNKVHSVIDKFAERGLRSLAVARQEVPEKNKDSSGGPWQFVGLLPLFDPPRHDSAETIRRALNLGVNVKMITGDQLAIAKETGRRLGMGTNMYPSSSLLGQDKDASIAALPVDELIEKADGFAGVFPEHKYEIVKRLQERKHICGMTGDGVNDAPALKKADIGIAVADATDAARSASDIVLTEPGLSVIISAVLTSRAIFQRMKNYTIYAVSITIRIVLGFMLIALIWKFDFSPFMVLIIAILNDGTIMTISKDRVKPSPLPDSWKLKEIFATGVVLGSYLALMTVIFFWAMKDTDFFSDKFKVRSLRHSEDEMMAALYLQVSIVSQALIFVTRSRSWCFVERPGLLLVSAFIIAQLVATVIAVYANWGFARIKGIGWGWAGVIWLYSVVFFFPLDWFKFGIRYILSGKAWDNLLENKTAFTTKKDYGREEREAQWAMAQRTLHGLQPPETTNLFSDKNSYRELSEIAEQAKRRAEVARLRELHTLKGHVESVVKLKGLDIDTIQQHYTV, from the exons ATGGGTGGCGAGAAGGGCATAAGCTTGGAGGAGATCAAGAATGAGACTGTTGATCTG GAGAGGATTCCTGTAGAGGAGGTGTTCGAACAGCTGAAATGTTCCAGGGAAGGTCTCTCCTCGGAGGAAGGAGCCAACAGGCTTCAGATCTTCGGGCCCAACAAGCTCGAAGAGAAGAAG GAAAGCAAAATCCTCAAGTTTCTGGGATTCATGTGGAACCCTCTTTCATGGGTCATGGAAATGGCTGCTATTATGGCCATTGCTTTGGCCAATGGTGATGGAAAACCTCCGGACTGGCAAGACTTTGTTGGTATCGTTGTGCTGCTTGTGATCAACTCCACTATCAGTTTCATCGAAGAGAACAATGCTGGCAACGCCGCAGCAGCTTTGATGGCTGGTCTGGCTCCAAAAACAAAG GTGCTTAGAGATGGACGCTGGTGCGAGCAAGATGCCGCAATTCTTGTCCCTGGAGACATCATCAGTATCAAACTAGGAGATATTGTCCCTGCTGATGCTCGTCTTCTTGAGGGAGATCCGTTGAAGATTGATCAATCTGCTCTAACTGGTGAATCTCTTCCTGTCACGAAGAACCCAGGGGATGAAGTGTTCTCTGGTTCAACTTGCAAGCAGGGTGAGATTGAGGCTGTTGTTATTGCCACTGGTGTCCACACCTTCTTTGGAAAGGCAGCCCATCTGGTGGACAGCACTAACCAAGTTGGCCATTTCCAAATGGTCCTCACGGCCATTGGTAACTTTTGTATCTGTTCCATTGCCATTGGAATGATTGTTGAGATCATCGTCATGTACCCCATCCAGAAGAGGAAGTACAGAGATGGGATTGACAATCTGTTGGTCCTCTTGATTGGTGGTATACCAATTGCCATGCCAACTGTCTTGTCTGTCACCATGGCCATCGGATCTCACAGGCTCTCTGAGCAAGGTGCTATTACCAAGAGAATGACTGCTATCGAGGAAATGGCTGGCATGGACGTGCTCTGCAGTGACAAAACCGGGACACTGACTCTGAACAAACTGAGCGTtgacaaaaacttgattgagGTCTTTGCGAAGGGAGTGGATAAAGAGTATGTAGTGTTATTGGCTGCCAGAGCATCAAGAACAGAAAATCAGGATGCAATTGATGCTGCCATGGTTGGAATGCTTGCTGATCCCAAGGAG GCAAGAGCTGGCATCAGGGAAATGCATTTTCTGCCCTTCAATCCTGTTGATAAGAGAACTGCTTTAACCTACATTGATGCCGACGGCAACTGGCACCGCGTGAGTAAAGGTGCTCCTGAGCAG ATTTTGAATCTCTGCAACTGCAAGGAAGATGTTAGAAACAAGGTTCATTCTGTCATTGACAAGTTTGCTGAACGTGGGCTGCGATCATTGGCTGTCGCAAGACAG GAAGTTCCTGAGAAGAATAAGGACAGCTCAGGAGGGCCTTGGCAATTTGTTGGCCTGTTGCCTCTGTTTGATCCCCCAAGGCATGACAGTGCAGAAACCATTCGCAGGGCTCTTAATCTTGGCGTTAATGTGAAAATGATTACTG GTGACCAGCTTGCTATTGCTAAGGAGACTGGCCGTAGGCTAGGAATGGGGACAAATATGTACCCTTCATCTTCATTACTTGGGCAAGACAAGGATGCATCCATTGCTGCACTTCCTGTTGATGAACTCATTGAGAAGGCTGATGGTTTTGCCGGAGTGTTCCCAG AGCACAAGTATGAAATTGTGAAGAGGCTTCAGGAGAGGAAGCATATTTGTGGAATGACAGGAGATGGAGTCAACGATGCCCCTGCTCTGAAGAAGGCAGATATTGGAATTGCAGTTGCTGATGCCACTGATGCTGCCAGAAGCGCATCCGATATTGTCCTTACAGAGCCTGGTTTGAGTGTCATCATTAGTGCTGTCCTGACCAGCAGAGCCATCTTCCAGAGGATGAAGAACTACACT ATTTATGCAGTCTCTATCACCATTCGTATTGTT CTTGGTTTTATGCTCATTGCACTGATATGGAAGTTCGACTTCTCACCCTTCATGGTTCTAATTATAGCCATCCTGAATGACG GTACAATCATGACTATCTCAAAGGATCGTGTGAAGCCATCTCCATTGCCAGACAGTTGGAAACTTAAGGAGATTTTTGCAACTGGAGTTGTTTTGGGTAGCTATCTGGCATTGATGACTGTCATATTCTTCTGGGCAATGAAAGACACTGATTTCTTCTCT GACAAGTTCAAGGTTCGATCATTGAGGCACAGTGAGGATGAGATGATGGCTGCATTGTACCTACAAGTCAGCATTGTAAGTCAAGCCCTGATCTTTGTCACCAGGTCTCGCAGCTGGTGCTTCGTTGAGCGCCCTGGTCTTCTGTTAGTCAGTGCCTTTATCATCGCTCAACTT GTTGCAACTGTGATAGCTGTATATGCCAACTGGGGCTTTGCCAGAATTAAAGGCATTGGCTGGGGATGGGCAGGAGTTATCTGGCTTTACAGTGTTGTTTTCTTCTTCCCTCTTGATTGGTTCAAATTCGGCATCCGCTACATTCTCAGCGGAAAAGCTTGGGATAATCTACTTGAGAACAAG ACCGCCTTTACTACCAAGAAGGATTACGGTAGGGAGGAAAGAGAAGCTCAATGGGCAATGGCACAGAGAACTCTACATGGCCTTCAGCCACCCGAAACCACGAACCTATTTTCCGACAAGAATAGCTACAGAGAACTTTCAGAGATCGCCGAACAGGCCAAAAGACGAGCTGAAGTTGCCAG GCTCCGTGAACTGCACACACTGAAGGGTCATGTTGAATCCGTGGTCAAGCTCAAAGGGCTCGACATCGACACCATTCAACAGCATTACACAGTGTGA
- the LOC120268947 gene encoding transcription factor bHLH146-like: MEEEKPRRKRRRVCAIEPNELVYASFPSNYISRLLPALVRVTGIASCEAHKDEDMEKTVRFEVDMALATSTSCFKWSSALQHQLEQQEQQEQQEQQQQGKFDSKTVIIPNPNPRKGISEHKKKKNSGEEELEFRVRALRKIVPGGEEMNACELLTEMESYVVCLQMQVYILKSLVANH; this comes from the coding sequence ATGGAGGAGGAGAAGCCGaggagaaagagaaggagaGTTTGCGCTATCGAACCGAATGAGCTCGTCTACGCAAGCTTTCCGAGCAACTACATTAGCCGGCTTTTGCCGGCTCTTGTTCGAGTTACCGGCATTGCTTCATGTGAAGCACACAAAGATGAAGACATGGAAAAAACAGTGAGGTTTGAAGTAGACATGGCCTTGGCAACATCCACTAGTTGTTTCAAATGGAGCAGTGCTTTGCAACACCAACttgaacaacaagaacaacaagaacaacaagaacaacaacaacaaggcaAGTTTGATAGTAAGACAGTTATtattccaaaccctaaccctagaaaaGGAATTAGTGaacataagaagaagaagaatagtggaGAAGAGGAGTTGGAGTTTAGGGTTAGGGCATTGAGAAAGATTGTGCCAGGTGGAGAGGAAATGAATGCATGTGAGTTGCTCACAGAGATGGAAAGTTATGTGGTTTGTTTGCAAATGCAAGTGTACATTCTCAAGTCTCTTGTTGCTAACCACTGA
- the LOC120268944 gene encoding squamosa promoter-binding-like protein 13A: MIMNMNMNLSSTSNDSPPPPSFFPFPSFQPPLMNNLNFNYNYNYNYNYNNHQYLMPMTNSSYTTNLLAKPEQDISVSSIGLNLGQRTYFSSDDVSMINKIFSRSRGVYSSLSNQQPPKCQAEGCHSDLSLAKHYHRRHKVCEFHSKATIVIAAGLQQRFCQQCSRFHVLSEFDETKRSCRKRLADHNRRRRKPQLHKNKQVMIMSTSNSYGNKGNMEGEKKMEVETFEFEFSNLDQNQNQVHDFIVSDQHDEQQTSPNMSLLLHHDHNLFCSTSSGEQHEQQQQQHNHEDVMFEVEFM, translated from the exons ATGATCATGAACATGAACATGAACCTCTCTTCCACCTCCAATGACTCTCCACCACCTCCCTCATTtttccctttcccttccttTCAACCTCCATTAATGAACAACCTCAACTTCAACTACAACTACAACTACAATTACAACTATAACAATCATCAATATCTCATGCCAATGACCAACAGCTCTTACACTACAAACTTGTTAGCAAAGCCAGAACAGGACATCAGTGTTAGTTCTATTGGTCTTAACTTAGGCCAGAGAACTTATTTCTCTTCAGATGATGTTTCAATGATAAACAAAATCTTTTCAAGGTCTAGAGGAGTGTATTCATCATTGTCTAACCAGCAACCACCCAAGTGTCAAGCTGAAGGTTGTCATTCAGATCTTTCTTTGGCTAAACATTATCATAGAAGACACAAGGTCTGTGAGTTTCACTCCAAAGCCACCATTGTTATTGCTGCTGGTTTACAGCAAAGGTTCTGCCAACAATGCAGcag GTTCCATGTGTTGTCTGAGTTTGATGAGACAAAGAGGAGTTGCAGAAAGCGTTTGGCTGATCATaataggagaagaagaaaacctcAACTTCATAAGAACAAGCAAGTCATGATCATGAGCACTAGTAATTCAT ATGGGAACAAGGGAAACATggaaggggagaagaagatggaggttGAGACATTTGAGTTTGAATTTTCAAACTTGGACCAGAACCAAAACCAAGTACATGATTTTATTGTGTCTGATCAACATGATGAACAACAAACAAGTCCAAACatgtctcttcttcttcatcatgatCATAACTTGTTCTGTTCTACTTCAAGTGGAGAACAacatgaacaacaacaacaacaacataaccATGAAGATGTCATGTTTGAGGTTGAGTTCATGTGA
- the LOC120268938 gene encoding pentatricopeptide repeat-containing protein At3g61360, which yields MAVERIAKLINEHPFPARPLVPLLRQLLRPPLLSGELLDSVLSRLLAAHGNGLKALEVFRFSLRHLPPSSSSFHTTLHALARMRAFGESWELLQHARDRYPSLLTPKALVLLLSKLAKFRSFDETVRSFEELEKIWMGAGKEFGVHEFNALLRALCSQKRMAEAKAVFHKMHARCSANVRTMNILLLGFKDSGNVMAMELFYHEMVVRGFEPNVASYNIRIDAYCKKGRFSDAMEVLEEMEMKHCVPTVETFTTLIHGAGVVRNSVRAHELLDEMLRRGLSPDVAVYNALLSSFLRCRDLNSAMQLMCEMEEKGIGLDDVSYYTMFCALKRFGEIDKVYNLYGKMVDRNFVPKMRTVVLLMNCFCEDSRPEMGLKLWEYMVDKGFCPHGHALDLLVTSMCCKGRVEDAYKCFKQLTERGRCPPERSFRVLEGFLVRRKDTEKIEELCKMMKGLQSLVPQSC from the coding sequence atggCGGTGGAGCGAATCGCGAAGCTTATCAACGAGCATCCCTTCCCGGCGAGGCCGCTTGTTCCTCTTCTCCGGCAACTCCTCCGGCCTCCTCTCCTCTCCGGCGAACTCCTTGATTCCGTTCTCTCTCGACTCCTTGCCGCTCACGGCAATGGCCTTAAAGCCCTCGAAGTTTTTCGTTTCTCGCTTCGCCACCTCCCTCCCTCGTCTTCCTCTTTTCACACCACTCTCCACGCCCTCGCTCGCATGAGAGCCTTCGGTGAATCTTGGGAGCTCTTGCAGCACGCGCGGGATCGATACCCTTCTCTTTTGACACCCAAAGCACTGGTCCTCCTCCTGTCCAAGCTTGCAAAGTTCCGATCTTTCGACGAAACAGTGCGATCCTTTGAAGAACTGGAAAAAATTTGGATGGGCGCTGGCAAAGAGTTCGGCGTCCATGAATTCAATGCTCTTCTGAGGGCGCTTTGCTCGCAGAAGCGAATGGCTGAAGCCAAGGCGGTCTTCCACAAGATGCACGCGAGGTGTTCGGCCAATGTCCGGACTATGAATATACTGCTTTTAGGGTTCAAGGATTCAGGGAATGTCATGGCAATGGAGTTGTTCTATCATGAGATGGTGGTGAGAGGGTTTGAGCCCAATGTAGCTAGCTACAATATTAGGATAGATGCTTATTGCAAGAAGGGAAGGTTCTCTGATGCAATGGAGGTGTTGGAGGAGATGGAAATGAAGCATTGTGTGCCTACAGTGGAAACATTCACTACTCTCATCCATGGGGCAGGGGTTGTGAGGAATTCGGTTCGTGCCCATGAATTGCTTGATGAAATGCTTCGTAGAGGATTGTCTCCTGATGTTGCTGTTTACAATGCATTGTTAAGCTCTTTCTTGCGATGCAGAGATTTGAATTCAGCAATGCAGTTGATGTGTGAGATGGAGGAGAAGGGAATTGGGCTCGACGATGTGAGCTATTACACTATGTTTTGTGCATTGAAGAGGTTCGGAGAGATTGACAAGGTTTATAATCTCTATGGTAAGATGGTGGATAGAAACTTTGTACCGAAGATGAGAACAGTAGTGCTGTTGATGAATTGCTTCTGCGAGGATAGCCGGCCGGAAATGGGTCTTAAATTGTGGGAGTATATGGTGGACAAAGGGTTCTGCCCCCATGGACATGCATTGGACCTATTGGTGACCAGTATGTGTTGCAAAGGCAGAGTGGAAGATGCATACAAGTGTTTTAAGCAATTGACAGAGAGAGGAAGGTGCCCGCCAGAAAGGAGTTTTCGGGTGTTGGAGGGATTTCTAGTTCGCCGGAAGGACACAGAGAAGATCGAGGAGCTTTGCAAGATGATGAAGGGATTGCAGAGCCTTGTGCCTCAATCTTGTTAA